A genomic window from Clostridium aceticum includes:
- a CDS encoding L-threonine 3-dehydrogenase, which yields MKKILVTGSLGQIGSELVMYLRNTYGTNNVISSSRSKKEDSIATSEPFEIVDVTNAQQIADAVKKHKVDTILHLAAVLSATGEQNPAIAWDINMNGLYNTLEVARENQCAVCVPSSIAVFGPSTPKDQTPQDTVMRPTTIYGVTKVAGELLCDYYYQKYNLDTRGVRFPGIISNVALPGGGTTDYAVHIYYEALKNKKYSCFLDKGTYMDMMYMPDALEAIVQLMEADPSKLIHRNAFNITAMSFDPEGIAAEIKKHVPDFEMHYNVNPDIQKIAESWPNSLDDSEARKQWGWNPKYDLASMTVDMLDKLSKKLNIQY from the coding sequence TTGAAAAAAATATTAGTAACTGGCTCATTAGGACAAATAGGCTCAGAACTAGTTATGTATTTAAGAAACACCTATGGTACTAACAATGTTATATCTAGTAGCAGAAGTAAGAAAGAAGACTCAATAGCTACATCAGAGCCTTTTGAAATCGTGGATGTTACAAATGCACAACAAATCGCTGATGCTGTTAAGAAACACAAAGTCGATACAATTCTTCATTTGGCAGCAGTTTTATCTGCTACTGGGGAACAAAACCCAGCAATTGCATGGGACATAAATATGAATGGGCTTTATAATACACTGGAAGTTGCCAGAGAAAATCAATGTGCTGTGTGTGTACCTAGTTCTATTGCTGTATTTGGTCCCTCTACACCTAAGGATCAGACACCACAGGATACGGTGATGCGGCCTACGACGATTTATGGTGTGACAAAGGTAGCAGGAGAACTTCTTTGTGACTATTATTATCAAAAATACAATCTTGATACACGAGGTGTACGTTTTCCAGGAATTATTTCCAACGTAGCACTGCCGGGGGGAGGAACAACCGACTATGCAGTTCATATTTACTATGAGGCCCTTAAAAATAAAAAGTACTCCTGCTTTTTAGATAAAGGTACTTATATGGATATGATGTACATGCCAGATGCTTTGGAGGCCATTGTACAGCTAATGGAGGCAGACCCTTCTAAACTGATTCATAGAAACGCCTTTAATATTACGGCTATGAGCTTTGATCCCGAAGGAATAGCCGCAGAAATTAAAAAACATGTACCAGATTTTGAAATGCACTATAATGTAAACCCTGATATACAGAAAATCGCTGAATCTTGGCCAAATTCTTTAGATGATAGTGAAGCAAGAAAACAATGGGGTTGGAACCCTAAATATGATTTAGCTTCTATGACAGTAGATATGTTAGATAAATTAAGTAAAAAACTGAATATTCAATACTAA
- a CDS encoding peptidylprolyl isomerase translates to MDNTKVLAVVGNREITEGDVQAIIKSLDPQRAVQFHTEEGKQQLLEEIIDHELMYLDAIDSGLTEEEAYQKELKKISENFLKQYAINRLIKDAKVEDEELQNYYEDHKDYFKSPATAKASHILVDSEEKAEEILKEINEGLSFEEAASKYSSCPSKAQGGNLGEFSKGKMVPEFEEAAFNMEKDEISKPVKTQFGYHLIKLFDLKKEDIKPLNEVKDRLTQQLLGQKQQQLYLQKANELRDKYTVTMK, encoded by the coding sequence ATGGATAATACAAAAGTTTTAGCGGTAGTAGGAAATCGTGAAATTACTGAAGGAGACGTACAAGCTATTATAAAAAGTCTTGATCCTCAGCGTGCTGTACAGTTTCACACAGAAGAAGGTAAACAACAGTTATTAGAGGAAATCATCGACCATGAGTTAATGTACCTAGATGCAATTGATAGCGGCTTAACGGAAGAAGAAGCTTATCAAAAAGAGTTGAAGAAAATTTCTGAAAACTTCTTAAAGCAATATGCTATCAATCGATTAATAAAAGATGCTAAAGTTGAGGATGAGGAATTACAAAATTATTACGAAGATCATAAAGACTATTTTAAGAGTCCTGCTACTGCTAAAGCTAGCCACATTTTAGTAGATAGTGAAGAAAAGGCAGAAGAAATCTTAAAAGAGATCAATGAAGGCCTTTCTTTCGAAGAAGCTGCATCTAAGTATTCAAGCTGTCCTTCTAAGGCCCAGGGGGGCAATTTAGGTGAATTCTCAAAAGGAAAAATGGTTCCTGAGTTTGAAGAGGCTGCTTTTAATATGGAAAAAGACGAGATAAGTAAACCTGTAAAAACTCAATTTGGTTATCATCTTATTAAGTTATTTGATCTTAAAAAAGAGGATATTAAGCCCCTTAATGAAGTAAAAGATCGATTAACCCAACAGCTATTAGGTCAAAAGCAACAGCAATTATATCTCCAAAAAGCTAATGAGCTAAGAGATAAATATACAGTAACAATGAAATAG
- a CDS encoding homocysteine synthase produces the protein MSKKQLRFDTLQVHAGQSPDPTTGSRAVPIYQTSSYVFNNADHAANLFALKEPGNIYTRIMNPTTDVFEQRIAALEGGVGALAVASGSAAITYAILNIAEAGDEVVAASTLYGGTYNLFAATLPKLGIKVIFVDPDDPENFAKAINEKTKAVYIESIGNPGINLIDIEAVAHIAHENGLPLIVDNTFGTPYLVRPIEFGADIVVHSATKFIGGHGSSIGGVIVDGGNFDWAKSGRFPGLIEADPTYHGVKYVEACGPLAYIIKARVQLLRDTGASLSPFNSFLFLQGLETLSLRVQRHVENTKKIVAFLSKHPLVAWVNYPSVEGNKYYELAQKYLPKGAGSIFTFGIKGDVEAGKKFIDSLELFSLLANVADAKSLVIHPASTTHAQLSEEDQKCAGVTPDMIRLSVGIEDVEDLIEDLDQALQKAVSR, from the coding sequence ATGAGCAAAAAACAACTTCGATTCGATACATTACAGGTTCACGCTGGACAAAGCCCAGATCCAACAACAGGTTCTCGTGCTGTTCCAATTTATCAAACTTCATCCTATGTATTCAACAATGCAGATCATGCAGCCAACTTATTTGCCCTTAAAGAGCCGGGAAACATTTATACAAGAATAATGAATCCTACTACTGACGTATTTGAACAAAGAATTGCAGCTCTTGAGGGTGGGGTAGGTGCCCTAGCTGTAGCTTCTGGCTCTGCTGCCATTACCTATGCTATCTTAAATATTGCTGAAGCAGGAGACGAAGTTGTTGCTGCCAGCACTTTATATGGCGGTACTTATAATTTGTTCGCAGCTACCCTACCTAAGCTAGGAATTAAAGTAATATTTGTAGATCCTGATGATCCTGAAAACTTTGCTAAAGCTATCAATGAAAAAACAAAGGCTGTTTATATAGAAAGTATAGGTAACCCAGGTATTAACTTAATAGATATCGAAGCTGTAGCACATATTGCTCATGAAAATGGCCTGCCCCTTATTGTTGATAACACCTTTGGTACACCTTATCTGGTTCGCCCTATAGAGTTTGGGGCAGATATTGTAGTACATTCTGCTACAAAATTTATTGGTGGTCATGGAAGCTCTATTGGAGGTGTCATCGTTGATGGCGGAAACTTCGATTGGGCAAAAAGCGGGCGTTTTCCTGGCCTAATAGAAGCTGATCCAACCTACCATGGCGTAAAATATGTAGAAGCCTGCGGTCCTTTAGCTTATATTATTAAGGCTAGAGTACAACTTCTAAGAGATACTGGAGCTTCTTTGAGTCCTTTTAATTCCTTCCTGTTTCTACAGGGACTAGAAACACTTTCTCTTCGTGTACAACGCCATGTAGAGAACACAAAGAAAATTGTAGCATTTTTAAGTAAACATCCTCTTGTAGCTTGGGTAAACTATCCTAGCGTAGAAGGAAATAAATATTATGAATTAGCACAAAAGTATCTCCCTAAAGGTGCAGGTTCTATCTTTACCTTTGGTATCAAAGGAGACGTAGAAGCTGGTAAAAAGTTTATCGATAGTTTAGAGCTTTTTTCTCTGCTGGCTAATGTAGCAGATGCAAAATCCCTTGTCATTCACCCTGCCAGCACTACCCATGCACAGTTATCGGAGGAAGACCAAAAGTGCGCTGGTGTTACGCCTGATATGATTCGACTATCTGTAGGGATAGAGGATGTTGAGGACTTAATTGAGGATCTAGACCAAGCTTTGCAAAAGGCTGTAAGTAGATAA